Proteins from a genomic interval of Pithys albifrons albifrons isolate INPA30051 chromosome 15, PitAlb_v1, whole genome shotgun sequence:
- the KCNMB1 gene encoding calcium-activated potassium channel subunit beta-1 has translation MLAKKLVTAQKRGETRALCLGLGMVACSMMMYFFIGITIVPFYTKSVWTTETVCKVLKANIKDKVLCPEHEGSEDEDIFPYPCLQVWVNLTASGQEVMLYHTEDTRERNPKCSYVPEKLENSKEVKERIEAIASNFKKYHTVPCYYDPGRKETSVILSRLYPLKGLLFAFLWPTLMFTGGCLIIVLVKISQYVSVLSAWQ, from the exons ATGTTGGCAAAGAAGCTGGTGACTGCACAGAAAAGAGGGGAGACAAGAGCCCTGTGCCTGGGACTGGGAATGGTTGCATGCTCCATGATGATGTACTTTTTTATTGGGATCACCATTGTGCCATTCTACACTAAGAG TGTTTGGACAACAGAAACTGTGTGCAAGGTACTCAAAGCCAACATCAAGGACAAAGTTCTCTGCCCAGAGCACGAAGGCTCGGAGGATGAGGACATCTTTCCTTATCCCTGTCTACAGGTGTGGGTTAATCTGACAGCCTCAGGACAGGAGGTTATGCTGTACCACACTGAAGATACACGGGAAAGAAATCCTAAG TGCTCGTATGTCCCAGAAAAGTTGGAGAACTCTAAAGAAGTCAAAGAACGAATAGAAGCGATTGCAAGCAATTTCAAAAAATACCACACTGTCCCATGTTACTATGACCCAGGAAGAAAGGAGACCAGTGTCATTTTAAGCAGACTTTATCCCCTCAAGGGCCTCCTCTTTGCTTTCCTCTGGCCTACACTCATGTTTACTGGTGGATGTCTGATTATTGTGCTGGTAAAAATTAGTCAGtatgtttctgttctttctgcttggcagtag